The following are encoded together in the Fodinibius salinus genome:
- a CDS encoding LysM peptidoglycan-binding domain-containing protein has protein sequence MRFKLLLVLVFVMAWATHSVYAQKDGSQIILEKKPLPAKVLPYNNPMLPDQDQSVSQSQPTDQKLNNFQKDMMIRISDIYRMHIKAVEAQVEDDPLSAEKHITDALNALQNMLDEYPEIQSNPRFSEIYRSVMTEYREFYGVSDSTKKVEGEIFAIQKELYSGDDDWVKEEYSLPKNIITPSTEVPLVQNRQVNRHLMYYSLKRPEVMESWLKRKEKYFPMMREIFQEEGVPVELIHLAMVESGLNPEARSWASAVGMWQFINATGSMYGLEVNWWIDERRDPEKATRAAARHLKDLYNIWNDWHLAMANYNISPRGLKRAIRAAGKEDYWAAYPYLPRETQGYVPGFIAATMIEMNPTAFGFKKKYENEPYDYQVHQVDPLMPLDALAEAAGISLSKLKSYNPELLRWATPPGNKYPLKLPKGSKEQFAANYDDIPKNKRSQNVAMHTVNQGETLGYIARKYGTSVRALFETNENLSNTIYPGQKIVVPLAPGSKDKIAVDTPSNQPRDNVNGSSSGSKSNVPANSTKLTYEVKSGDTIGHIAEWYDVRAWQIRSWNGISNTIRPGEDLVVYVPDNKLSYYAQINSMSFSKKQRIEREQRSGKNVTNVYLASASESGGNVHYTVRQNDTLIEIANSFGVSVSQIKRLNNLNNSRIYVGQKLNIKPE, from the coding sequence ATGCGATTTAAGCTACTATTGGTTTTGGTATTTGTAATGGCATGGGCTACGCACTCTGTATATGCTCAAAAAGACGGATCACAGATTATACTGGAGAAAAAACCGTTGCCGGCCAAAGTGCTGCCGTATAATAATCCAATGTTGCCTGATCAGGATCAATCTGTATCTCAGTCACAGCCAACCGACCAAAAGCTGAATAACTTCCAAAAAGATATGATGATTCGCATTTCGGATATCTACCGAATGCATATTAAAGCCGTTGAGGCACAGGTTGAAGATGATCCGCTAAGTGCTGAAAAGCATATTACTGATGCATTAAATGCTCTACAGAATATGCTTGATGAATATCCCGAAATACAGTCTAACCCACGGTTTAGTGAGATTTACCGGTCGGTGATGACGGAGTATCGAGAATTTTACGGTGTTTCAGATTCTACAAAGAAAGTGGAAGGCGAAATTTTTGCCATCCAAAAAGAACTATATTCTGGAGACGATGATTGGGTGAAAGAGGAGTATTCATTACCGAAAAATATTATAACACCGTCAACTGAGGTGCCGCTTGTGCAAAATAGACAGGTTAATCGGCATCTAATGTATTATTCGCTGAAGCGGCCTGAAGTGATGGAGTCTTGGCTGAAACGCAAAGAGAAATATTTTCCCATGATGCGTGAGATATTCCAGGAAGAAGGGGTGCCTGTTGAGCTCATTCACCTTGCGATGGTAGAAAGTGGACTAAATCCTGAGGCGCGAAGTTGGGCATCAGCTGTAGGGATGTGGCAGTTTATTAATGCTACCGGATCGATGTATGGATTGGAAGTGAATTGGTGGATTGATGAACGCCGTGATCCCGAAAAAGCAACGCGAGCAGCAGCCCGCCATTTAAAAGATTTGTATAACATCTGGAATGACTGGCATTTGGCCATGGCTAATTACAATATTAGTCCACGAGGATTAAAGAGAGCAATTCGTGCAGCCGGTAAGGAAGATTATTGGGCTGCCTATCCTTATCTGCCTCGAGAAACCCAAGGATATGTCCCAGGCTTTATTGCAGCTACAATGATTGAAATGAATCCCACTGCTTTTGGCTTTAAGAAAAAATATGAAAATGAACCATATGATTACCAGGTTCACCAGGTTGATCCGTTGATGCCGCTTGATGCTTTGGCAGAAGCAGCAGGAATTAGCTTGAGTAAGCTCAAAAGCTATAATCCTGAACTGCTCCGCTGGGCTACCCCGCCGGGAAATAAATATCCGTTGAAACTGCCAAAGGGCAGTAAAGAACAGTTTGCGGCTAATTATGATGATATCCCAAAAAATAAGCGCAGCCAAAATGTAGCTATGCATACTGTTAACCAGGGCGAAACATTGGGATATATTGCTCGAAAATACGGAACTTCAGTTCGGGCATTGTTTGAAACCAATGAAAATTTATCCAACACTATTTATCCCGGACAAAAGATTGTGGTACCTCTTGCGCCCGGCAGTAAGGATAAGATTGCCGTTGATACACCTTCAAATCAGCCGCGTGATAATGTTAATGGTTCAAGCTCTGGGTCAAAATCGAATGTACCGGCTAATTCTACAAAGTTAACCTACGAGGTAAAAAGTGGCGATACGATAGGACATATTGCTGAATGGTATGATGTAAGAGCATGGCAAATCCGTTCGTGGAATGGCATCTCAAATACTATTCGTCCCGGAGAAGATTTGGTGGTGTATGTGCCTGATAACAAATTGTCATATTATGCTCAGATTAATAGTATGAGTTTTAGCAAAAAACAGCGTATTGAACGGGAACAACGGTCCGGCAAAAACGTAACTAACGTTTATTTGGCATCAGCATCTGAATCAGGAGGTAATGTGCATTACACGGTGCGCCAAAATGATACGTTGATTGAAATTGCTAATTCGTTTGGTGTTTCGGTGAGTCAGATTAAACGACTGAATAACCTGAACAATTCTCGAATTTATGTAGGGCAAAAGTTGAATATCAAGCCTGAATAG
- a CDS encoding glycerophosphodiester phosphodiesterase — MNNDHQLPALYNQTSEEVIIIAHRGASAYYPENTMPAFKAAVEMGAEMIELDVMMSKDGVPIVFHDSTLYSHTNGEGLVKDYTLEELKKLDAGSWFSDEFAGTRIPTLDEVLGFAAGKIAVNIEIKSEAVSDKVEGGVVEKSLELVSKHNMKEHVLFSSFDYLALEQLHRLKADVMVAMLFDDRQLARKLPHKLIKPLHATAFNCHFRELSRRWLKDLQEYNIPHFIYTVNNARKMKRLINSGVTGIFTNRPDVLVEVAQ, encoded by the coding sequence ATGAACAACGATCATCAGTTGCCAGCGTTATATAACCAAACATCAGAAGAGGTCATTATTATAGCTCATCGGGGAGCTAGCGCATATTATCCTGAAAATACGATGCCGGCCTTTAAAGCAGCAGTTGAAATGGGAGCTGAGATGATTGAGCTGGATGTGATGATGAGTAAAGACGGCGTGCCCATTGTTTTTCACGATTCTACTTTATACTCGCATACAAATGGAGAAGGGTTAGTCAAGGATTATACGCTTGAAGAGCTTAAAAAGCTTGATGCGGGATCGTGGTTTAGTGATGAGTTTGCGGGTACTCGTATTCCCACCCTCGATGAAGTGCTGGGGTTTGCAGCCGGAAAAATTGCTGTTAATATTGAAATAAAGTCTGAAGCTGTAAGTGACAAGGTAGAAGGCGGAGTAGTAGAAAAAAGTCTTGAGTTGGTTAGTAAACATAATATGAAAGAGCATGTGTTATTCTCCAGCTTTGATTATCTGGCACTTGAACAACTACACCGCTTAAAAGCAGATGTGATGGTGGCGATGTTATTTGATGATCGTCAGCTTGCACGTAAATTGCCGCACAAATTAATTAAACCGCTGCATGCTACTGCCTTTAATTGTCATTTCCGGGAGTTGAGTCGCCGATGGTTAAAGGATCTTCAGGAATATAATATTCCACATTTTATTTATACGGTTAATAATGCTCGTAAAATGAAAAGATTAATTAATTCCGGCGTAACGGGTATTTTTACCAACAGACCGGATGTACTTGTGGAGGTTGCACAATAA
- a CDS encoding PHP domain-containing protein produces the protein MAKADLHIHTTASDGHMNPEAVIHNAQKHGLDIIAITDHDTVRGYRKAQSIAKEVGIELLPGSEITADFNGRECHLLAYCFDPDHPSIKKLVAQQYRSRLKRGKWIINELSKEGLELDIEEVKAEANGGNIGRPHIAAVLINKGYVASFKEAFIRYLSDESLGNIYNEYYSHHDVIRAVKDAGGAIVIAHPGNLYSEDDLEQLVDAGVDGIEFMHPSHDYETQKRIEAFAEKHNLLQTGGSDFHGGDKEYQKYFGVITINTSYVHRLQRMTNQRKKINV, from the coding sequence ATGGCAAAAGCTGATTTACATATTCATACTACTGCTTCTGATGGACATATGAATCCTGAAGCAGTAATACACAATGCCCAAAAACATGGATTGGATATAATTGCTATTACTGATCATGATACCGTTAGGGGATATCGAAAAGCTCAGTCGATAGCCAAAGAGGTTGGCATTGAATTACTACCCGGCAGTGAAATAACCGCTGATTTTAACGGACGAGAGTGTCACTTGCTGGCATACTGTTTTGATCCAGATCATCCATCCATAAAAAAATTAGTGGCTCAGCAGTATCGTTCACGGTTAAAACGCGGAAAATGGATTATCAATGAGCTTTCAAAAGAGGGGTTAGAGCTGGATATTGAAGAGGTAAAAGCGGAAGCTAACGGGGGCAATATTGGGCGTCCGCATATAGCTGCGGTACTCATTAATAAGGGATATGTTGCGTCATTTAAGGAAGCTTTTATTCGATACTTAAGTGATGAATCACTGGGCAATATTTATAATGAATATTATTCACATCATGATGTTATTAGGGCGGTTAAAGATGCTGGTGGTGCTATAGTTATTGCGCATCCTGGAAACTTATATAGTGAGGATGATCTCGAACAACTTGTTGATGCCGGTGTGGATGGTATAGAGTTTATGCATCCCAGTCATGATTATGAGACTCAAAAACGCATTGAAGCATTTGCTGAAAAGCACAATCTGCTGCAAACCGGTGGGAGTGATTTCCACGGTGGAGACAAAGAGTATCAAAAGTATTTTGGGGTGATAACCATTAACACTTCTTATGTACATCGGTTGCAGCGTATGACGAATCAAAGAAAAAAGATAAACGTATAA
- a CDS encoding S41 family peptidase, whose protein sequence is MAKWKKILAGAILGITSLVLVGFARNPDIYFLIKKNFTIFSEVYREVSLHYVDKVNPEKLMRRGIDAMLESLDPYTVLVDEAETQRMEIITRGSYGGVGLDVGFRGDKIVVVAPIEGYAAYNKGIRSGDIITKVDGVPVGEMNPDEVQNLMAGEPGSSVTLTVERYGIDHPLSFKLQRERVEVKNITYSGFVGDNKQVGYILLKRFARQAGQEIRHALQNLRSQKQLEGVILDLRNNPGGLLEEAVSTVDTFVPKGQLVVETRGRNNRHDKRFETQQQAPADKLPLIILQNGGSASASEIVSGALQDLDRAVIIGEQSFGKGLVQTVRPLSYNTVLKLTSSRYYIPSGRSIQSVTYTHKGKNTPVEKADSAQKEFMTQAGRTVYDGDGIAPDINISASNTTLLQTSLMRQNMFFNFANKYAAEHDSLDKTMHNDQVYDDFKSFLNRQEFEYGHPSEEYLAKIDSSLNGGIDESDKHIKALRKQIEQQKAQSFDEQRMAIQKQLYLELVARYKGREGQRAASLPYDPLVTKAVEILNDSVKYNQILSVE, encoded by the coding sequence ATGGCGAAGTGGAAAAAGATATTAGCAGGTGCTATTCTAGGCATTACCAGTCTTGTATTGGTAGGTTTTGCCCGCAATCCTGATATCTATTTCCTCATAAAAAAGAACTTCACCATTTTCAGCGAAGTATATCGCGAAGTTTCGCTGCATTATGTTGACAAGGTCAATCCTGAGAAGCTTATGCGTAGGGGTATTGACGCTATGCTGGAATCTCTGGATCCCTACACGGTATTGGTTGATGAAGCTGAGACACAGCGTATGGAAATTATTACGCGTGGCAGCTATGGGGGAGTCGGACTGGATGTTGGGTTCCGAGGAGATAAGATTGTGGTGGTTGCTCCCATTGAGGGATATGCCGCCTATAATAAGGGAATCCGTTCGGGTGATATTATTACCAAAGTAGATGGTGTTCCTGTGGGAGAAATGAATCCGGATGAGGTGCAAAACTTAATGGCCGGTGAACCGGGGTCATCAGTAACACTGACGGTTGAACGATATGGTATTGATCACCCGCTGAGTTTTAAGCTGCAGCGCGAACGTGTAGAAGTTAAGAATATAACATATTCTGGTTTTGTAGGAGATAATAAGCAAGTAGGATACATCCTGTTGAAACGTTTTGCGCGGCAGGCTGGGCAGGAAATTAGGCACGCGTTACAAAATTTGCGATCCCAAAAGCAATTGGAAGGAGTTATCCTTGATCTCCGAAATAATCCCGGTGGATTACTTGAAGAGGCAGTTAGCACTGTTGATACCTTTGTTCCCAAAGGACAATTGGTTGTTGAAACAAGGGGACGAAACAACCGTCACGATAAACGGTTTGAAACCCAGCAACAGGCACCGGCTGATAAATTACCATTGATTATTTTGCAAAATGGGGGTAGCGCTAGTGCATCAGAAATTGTATCAGGTGCGTTGCAAGATCTGGATCGGGCAGTAATTATCGGAGAGCAAAGTTTTGGTAAGGGACTGGTACAGACCGTGCGCCCCCTTTCTTATAATACAGTTCTTAAACTTACAAGCTCACGGTACTATATTCCCAGTGGACGTAGCATTCAGTCGGTAACATACACACATAAAGGTAAAAATACACCGGTTGAGAAGGCTGATTCGGCGCAAAAAGAGTTTATGACTCAGGCCGGGCGTACTGTATATGATGGAGATGGAATTGCACCTGATATTAATATTTCGGCATCGAATACTACGCTATTACAGACTTCGCTGATGCGCCAGAATATGTTTTTCAACTTTGCGAACAAGTATGCCGCTGAGCATGATTCGTTGGATAAAACCATGCATAATGATCAAGTTTATGATGATTTTAAATCTTTTTTGAATAGGCAGGAATTTGAGTATGGTCACCCTTCAGAAGAATACTTGGCAAAGATCGATTCCTCACTTAATGGAGGGATTGATGAGTCAGATAAGCATATCAAGGCCTTGAGAAAACAGATAGAACAGCAAAAGGCTCAGTCGTTTGATGAGCAACGGATGGCTATTCAAAAACAGTTGTATTTAGAACTTGTTGCCCGATATAAAGGGCGGGAAGGACAGCGAGCGGCTTCTCTGCCTTATGATCCCTTAGTTACGAAAGCTGTTGAAATTTTGAATGATTCTGTTAAATACAATCAAATTTTGTCGGTGGAATAA
- a CDS encoding amidohydrolase produces the protein MFKRLITLSLLAFSLVLTLSCQQSPSPETTIIENVNGYTFYNGKLKQFSSIAFENGKVIDVYTDTTFESSATQKVIDGAGKTMLPGLTDAHGHVMGLGFQEMNIDLSNVTSLDQALQKVSDYAADYPDLNWIEGRGWNHTHWDIGRFPTAEELDSVVSDRPVWLGRIDGHAGWANSKAMEMAGITADTKAPKGGKIIRDENGNPTGVFVDAAMQLVASEIPEPDAAERKKAFSKALAQMRSHGLTSAHDAGVGVDDWNLYKRFADQDKLTTRIYGMIAGAGATFDSLSQNGPIKSYANDMLALRSVKLYADGALGSRGAAMLKPYSDDPDNTGLLFNSQEEMDQMVMKTTSNGFQTNVHAIGDAANRQVLDAFENAKDSLGNQNLRNRIEHAQIVSVKDIPRFKKLNVIASMQPTHATSDMNMAEDRVGAQRMEGSYAWQSFLDQGTVIASGSDFPVEHVNPFYGLYSAVTRQDHQGNPEGGWYPSERMSRKQAFRSFTLDAAYAAHQEESLGSLEPGKWADFILVDRDFFEVSTDKIWQTDVLETWVGGKQVYSAEQ, from the coding sequence ATGTTTAAACGTCTGATCACACTATCCTTGTTGGCTTTTAGTCTCGTTCTTACCCTTTCTTGCCAGCAATCACCTTCTCCGGAAACTACCATTATTGAAAATGTTAATGGATATACTTTCTATAACGGCAAGCTTAAACAGTTTTCCTCGATTGCTTTTGAGAATGGCAAAGTCATTGATGTTTATACCGATACTACCTTTGAAAGTAGCGCCACTCAAAAAGTGATTGACGGAGCAGGAAAGACGATGCTGCCCGGACTTACCGATGCCCATGGACACGTAATGGGGCTGGGTTTCCAAGAAATGAACATAGATTTATCGAATGTTACATCACTTGACCAAGCATTACAAAAGGTAAGTGATTATGCTGCCGATTATCCCGATCTGAATTGGATAGAAGGTCGTGGTTGGAACCACACTCATTGGGATATTGGCCGTTTCCCCACGGCTGAAGAACTGGACAGCGTCGTCAGCGATAGGCCGGTGTGGCTGGGTCGCATTGATGGTCATGCAGGGTGGGCTAATTCCAAAGCTATGGAGATGGCCGGTATTACAGCTGATACCAAAGCACCCAAAGGTGGAAAGATTATTCGAGATGAAAACGGCAATCCAACGGGTGTTTTTGTAGATGCCGCAATGCAGCTTGTTGCATCCGAAATTCCCGAGCCTGATGCAGCTGAGCGCAAAAAGGCATTTAGCAAGGCACTTGCGCAGATGCGGAGCCATGGATTAACGAGCGCACACGATGCCGGTGTTGGGGTAGACGACTGGAACCTATATAAAAGATTCGCTGACCAGGATAAATTGACAACCCGCATTTACGGAATGATTGCCGGTGCTGGGGCCACTTTCGACAGCCTTTCACAAAACGGACCGATCAAATCGTATGCTAATGATATGCTAGCTCTTCGCAGTGTAAAATTATATGCCGACGGAGCGCTGGGCAGTCGCGGAGCTGCTATGCTTAAACCGTATTCCGATGATCCTGATAATACCGGCTTGTTATTTAATAGCCAAGAAGAAATGGACCAAATGGTTATGAAAACTACGAGCAATGGTTTCCAAACCAATGTCCATGCCATTGGAGATGCAGCAAATCGCCAAGTACTCGATGCGTTTGAAAACGCTAAAGATAGCTTAGGTAATCAGAATCTTCGCAACCGTATTGAGCATGCTCAGATTGTTTCAGTAAAAGATATTCCTCGTTTCAAAAAGCTGAATGTAATTGCATCCATGCAGCCAACTCATGCTACCAGTGATATGAATATGGCCGAAGATCGCGTGGGTGCGCAGCGCATGGAGGGGAGTTATGCATGGCAGTCATTTTTAGACCAGGGAACAGTTATAGCTTCCGGTTCTGATTTTCCGGTTGAGCATGTAAATCCCTTTTATGGATTGTATTCAGCTGTTACGCGCCAAGATCATCAGGGCAATCCCGAAGGTGGTTGGTATCCTTCAGAGCGAATGAGTCGAAAGCAGGCCTTTCGTTCTTTTACATTAGATGCGGCTTATGCTGCCCATCAAGAAGAATCGTTGGGTAGTCTTGAACCTGGTAAATGGGCTGATTTTATTTTGGTAGACCGTGACTTTTTTGAAGTAAGCACTGACAAAATTTGGCAAACTGATGTGTTAGAAACCTGGGTAGGCGGGAAGCAGGTCTATTCTGCCGAGCAGTAA
- a CDS encoding NUDIX domain-containing protein: protein MESGSIFSHRLRTRVCGLLVRSQKILLTQIYSPAQNALVWMPPGGALKPGETLREALAREFAEETSLEVTVRDLLHINEFIESPFHAIEFFFEVSDPQGEVALGTDPELDEEDQLLRDIQWFPTGDLPEESFSPRSLLAVIRNWENRQSLPISEHK from the coding sequence ATGGAGTCCGGTTCTATATTTAGCCATCGGTTACGAACAAGAGTTTGCGGTTTGCTGGTTAGATCGCAAAAAATATTGCTTACACAAATCTATTCTCCTGCTCAGAATGCATTAGTTTGGATGCCGCCGGGCGGTGCGCTCAAGCCGGGTGAAACCCTGAGAGAAGCATTAGCGCGGGAGTTTGCCGAAGAAACCAGCCTAGAAGTTACCGTTAGGGATTTATTGCATATCAATGAATTTATTGAGTCCCCCTTTCATGCTATCGAGTTTTTCTTTGAGGTTTCAGATCCCCAAGGTGAAGTAGCATTGGGAACAGATCCTGAATTGGATGAAGAAGATCAGCTATTACGGGATATTCAATGGTTCCCTACCGGAGATTTGCCCGAAGAATCATTTTCTCCAAGAAGTTTGTTAGCTGTTATTCGTAACTGGGAGAATCGACAATCACTTCCTATCTCTGAGCACAAATAG
- a CDS encoding NAD+ synthase, with the protein MKIRLAQINPTIGDLQGNSALIEQTIADAENDTIDLLIFPELAVCGYIPLDLLERPAFLDDIYQTNEELVDHSRDTAVLFGTVTPNESETGRSCFNSAILARDGKVQAEVHKALLPTYDVYNELRYFEPDNTFECVEFEGHQLGITVCEDIWHNFELPYITYDINPTKELINGGAEAIFNLSASPYTRNKPAKRKQMLCQRAREFNVPVFYVNQVGSNTELISDGDSMVIDHTEDVIARAPLFEETAVDVHWNPKEDVIEQTEPPAEGAKPIEQMFGALQLGLRDYLEKTQITDKVVVGLSGGIDSALVAVIAVEALGAENVVGITMPSKFSSEGSVTDSQELAQNLGISCHEIVIKDIYKEFTQLLHPFFEDTEFGTAEENIQPRIRGTLLMAYSNKFRHMLLNTGNKSELAIGYCTLYGDMSGGLSMIGDLYKSEVYEMARWLNNVYFDDNIIPPQILRKPPSAELRPDQADTDSLPEYDTLDAILKAYIEEQVSIDVIADRGYDPDLIKRIISLVDNMEYKRFQGVPILKVSDKAFGSGRNMPVVQQWSHNFRD; encoded by the coding sequence ATGAAAATACGTTTAGCACAAATAAATCCCACAATTGGTGATTTACAGGGTAACAGCGCGCTTATTGAACAGACTATAGCTGATGCTGAAAATGATACCATAGATTTATTAATCTTCCCCGAGCTGGCTGTATGTGGGTATATACCGCTGGACTTGCTGGAGCGTCCTGCGTTTTTGGATGATATTTATCAGACAAATGAGGAACTTGTGGATCACTCTCGGGATACAGCAGTCCTCTTTGGTACGGTTACCCCCAATGAAAGTGAAACAGGTCGTTCTTGCTTTAATAGTGCTATTTTAGCCCGCGATGGCAAGGTGCAAGCAGAAGTTCATAAAGCACTGTTGCCGACTTACGATGTATATAACGAGCTACGTTATTTTGAGCCAGATAATACCTTTGAATGCGTTGAGTTTGAGGGGCACCAATTAGGGATAACAGTTTGTGAAGATATCTGGCACAATTTTGAGTTACCCTACATAACGTATGATATAAATCCCACGAAAGAGCTGATAAATGGTGGGGCAGAAGCAATTTTTAACTTATCAGCCTCTCCTTATACGCGAAATAAACCGGCTAAGCGAAAGCAGATGCTTTGCCAGCGAGCACGCGAATTTAATGTGCCTGTATTCTATGTTAATCAGGTGGGCAGTAATACTGAACTAATTTCCGACGGTGATTCTATGGTAATCGATCACACCGAAGATGTTATTGCCCGCGCTCCGTTGTTTGAAGAAACTGCTGTCGATGTACATTGGAATCCGAAAGAAGATGTTATTGAGCAAACAGAACCACCTGCAGAAGGTGCCAAACCCATTGAACAGATGTTTGGTGCGCTTCAATTGGGACTTCGGGACTATCTAGAAAAGACCCAGATTACCGATAAGGTAGTAGTGGGACTCAGCGGCGGTATAGATTCGGCCTTGGTTGCTGTTATTGCGGTGGAAGCCTTAGGCGCCGAGAATGTGGTGGGAATCACCATGCCGTCAAAATTTTCGTCTGAGGGTAGTGTCACTGATTCTCAGGAACTAGCTCAAAATTTGGGTATTAGTTGTCATGAGATAGTCATCAAGGATATTTATAAGGAGTTTACCCAGTTGTTACATCCTTTTTTCGAGGATACTGAATTTGGTACAGCTGAAGAAAATATCCAGCCCAGAATACGAGGCACATTACTGATGGCTTACTCTAATAAATTTAGGCACATGCTGCTTAATACCGGCAACAAGTCGGAGCTTGCAATTGGCTACTGTACGCTCTATGGGGATATGTCGGGCGGTTTGAGTATGATTGGGGATCTGTATAAGAGTGAAGTTTACGAGATGGCCCGATGGTTAAATAATGTGTATTTTGATGATAATATCATTCCTCCGCAGATATTACGGAAACCGCCAAGTGCCGAGCTGCGTCCTGATCAGGCAGATACCGATAGTTTACCGGAGTACGATACGTTGGATGCCATCCTGAAGGCCTATATTGAAGAGCAGGTTTCTATAGATGTAATTGCCGATCGTGGGTATGACCCAGATCTTATTAAACGTATTATCTCACTTGTTGATAATATGGAGTATAAGCGATTTCAGGGAGTGCCAATATTAAAAGTAAGTGATAAAGCATTTGGTTCCGGTCGTAATATGCCGGTTGTCCAGCAGTGGTCTCATAATTTTAGAGACTAA
- a CDS encoding CTP synthase: MSTKYIFVTGGVTSSLGKGIICASLGRLLVARGLNVTIQKLDPYINVDPGTMNPYEHGEVYVTEDGAETDLDLGHYERFLDIRTSQENNVTTGRIYNDVISKERQGAYLGKTVQVIPHITDEIKSHIVALGESGDYDVVITEIGGTVGDIESLPYIEAVRQLRYDVGRQNTLSIHLTLVPYLSAARELKTKPTQHSVKTLSESGLQPDIIVARSEHELDDTIRNKIAQFCNVEYEDVIASLDAESIYKVPLLMQGEGLDERVIKKLSLDAGEPDLDRWIKFVEAVRTPSTEITIALVGKYVEHHDAYKSIVEAFIHAGAVNDCLVNIRWIQSDDLDADNVAEKLEGVSGVLVAPGFGGRGIAGKVAAVNYSRINDIPFFGICLGLQCAVIEYARNVCGWPGASSTEFDEDTEYPIIDLMPDQKDIEEKGGTMRLGQYDCEVKEDSKAFAAYGQQQFKERHRHRYEVNNNLRYKLVEEGMRLTGFNPERDLVEIIELPDHPWFVGVQFHPEYCSTVNNPQPLFVDFVEASLDYAEQHELESAIAHDEVALQ; this comes from the coding sequence ATGTCCACCAAATATATCTTCGTTACAGGCGGAGTAACATCATCACTGGGAAAGGGAATTATCTGTGCCTCTCTAGGCCGACTACTGGTGGCACGGGGTCTTAATGTTACTATTCAGAAGCTCGATCCGTATATCAATGTGGATCCGGGGACTATGAATCCGTATGAACACGGAGAAGTATATGTAACCGAAGACGGTGCAGAGACGGATTTAGATTTGGGGCATTACGAACGCTTCTTAGATATCCGCACTTCTCAGGAAAATAATGTTACGACCGGTCGCATTTATAATGATGTGATTTCTAAAGAACGTCAGGGTGCTTACCTTGGCAAGACAGTGCAGGTTATTCCGCATATCACCGATGAAATTAAATCACATATTGTTGCACTCGGTGAATCCGGAGATTATGATGTAGTGATTACAGAGATTGGCGGCACGGTGGGTGATATCGAAAGTTTGCCTTATATCGAGGCCGTCCGTCAGCTGCGGTATGATGTGGGGCGACAAAATACATTGTCGATACACTTAACATTGGTACCATACCTTTCAGCGGCGCGCGAATTAAAGACTAAGCCTACCCAACACTCCGTTAAAACGCTTTCCGAAAGTGGATTGCAACCGGATATTATTGTAGCTCGATCAGAACATGAACTTGATGATACTATCCGCAATAAGATTGCACAATTTTGTAATGTAGAGTATGAAGATGTCATCGCTTCGCTAGATGCAGAAAGCATATATAAAGTGCCGTTGCTGATGCAGGGCGAAGGCCTTGATGAGCGAGTAATTAAAAAGCTAAGTCTCGATGCCGGAGAGCCAGATTTAGATCGGTGGATCAAGTTTGTAGAAGCCGTGCGTACACCTTCCACCGAAATCACCATAGCACTGGTGGGTAAATATGTGGAGCACCACGACGCTTATAAATCTATTGTTGAGGCCTTTATCCATGCTGGTGCTGTAAATGATTGTTTGGTGAATATCCGCTGGATACAGTCTGATGATCTTGATGCAGATAATGTTGCTGAAAAACTGGAAGGGGTTTCCGGTGTATTAGTTGCTCCCGGCTTTGGTGGACGCGGTATCGCCGGAAAAGTAGCAGCTGTAAATTATTCCCGTATAAATGACATTCCATTTTTTGGTATTTGTCTTGGATTGCAGTGCGCTGTCATTGAATATGCTCGTAATGTATGTGGATGGCCGGGCGCTAGCAGTACTGAATTTGACGAGGATACTGAATATCCCATTATTGATCTGATGCCTGATCAAAAAGACATTGAAGAAAAAGGGGGGACCATGCGTTTGGGGCAGTACGACTGTGAGGTAAAAGAGGATTCTAAAGCATTTGCAGCTTATGGCCAACAGCAGTTTAAAGAACGTCACCGGCACCGTTACGAGGTGAACAATAACCTGCGGTACAAATTAGTCGAGGAAGGAATGAGGCTTACCGGCTTTAATCCTGAGCGTGATCTGGTAGAAATAATCGAGTTGCCGGATCATCCGTGGTTTGTAGGGGTGCAATTTCATCCTGAATATTGTTCAACGGTTAATAATCCGCAGCCGCTCTTTGTGGATTTTGTTGAAGCTAGTCTTGATTATGCAGAACAACATGAGTTGGAGTCAGCGATAGCACATGATGAGGTAGCCCTGCAATAA